Proteins encoded together in one Marinobacter sp. Arc7-DN-1 window:
- a CDS encoding EAL domain-containing protein, with protein MLEESGLIVRLGTWIIKQACRDLRKAREFAPNLRMAVNLSVRQLWQPTLTQQIQQTIQDEGLPPGALELEVTESSMMSDVPRMERMLHEFHDHGFTVAIDDFGTGYSSLARLAFLPVNTLKLDKSFLDDMHKSDMARQLVTTIVQMADNLRLNLVAEGIETDDQLQMLAELQCPLGQGFLFTKPLPFDALVTYLKTPSRLS; from the coding sequence ATGCTGGAGGAAAGCGGGCTCATCGTGCGCCTGGGAACCTGGATCATCAAGCAGGCCTGTCGCGATCTTCGCAAAGCACGGGAATTTGCTCCCAATCTACGCATGGCCGTGAACCTGTCTGTGCGCCAGCTATGGCAACCGACCTTGACCCAACAGATCCAGCAGACCATCCAGGATGAAGGGTTACCGCCCGGCGCACTGGAACTGGAAGTCACCGAATCGTCAATGATGAGCGATGTTCCCCGCATGGAAAGGATGCTGCACGAATTTCACGATCACGGATTTACCGTCGCCATCGACGACTTCGGAACCGGCTACTCGTCCCTCGCCAGACTTGCCTTCCTTCCGGTCAACACCCTGAAGCTGGACAAGTCCTTCCTGGATGACATGCACAAGAGCGACATGGCTCGCCAACTGGTGACCACCATCGTGCAAATGGCGGACAACCTGCGTTTGAATCTGGTGGCGGAAGGCATCGAAACAGACGACCAACTGCAAATGCTGGCGGAGCTTCAGTGCCCGCTCGGCCAGGGATTTCTGTTCACAAAACCTCTGCCATTTGATGCGCTGGTCACCTATCTCAAGACCCCATCCCGACTCTCTTAA
- a CDS encoding type II toxin-antitoxin system Phd/YefM family antitoxin, producing the protein MKVELVTNLKRQATKILADLHLSKEPILITEHGQPSAYLVDVQDYEFMQRRLELLEGLSRGERAVLEGRTCSQSEARAKMSKWLK; encoded by the coding sequence ATGAAAGTTGAGCTTGTTACGAACCTCAAGCGCCAAGCCACGAAGATTCTGGCGGACCTGCATTTGTCAAAGGAGCCGATACTGATCACGGAGCATGGTCAGCCATCGGCCTATCTTGTCGATGTTCAGGATTACGAGTTTATGCAGCGCCGGCTTGAGCTGCTTGAGGGGCTCTCACGGGGAGAGCGTGCGGTACTTGAGGGAAGAACATGCAGCCAAAGTGAGGCCAGGGCGAAAATGAGTAAATGGCTGAAGTAA
- a CDS encoding type II toxin-antitoxin system RelE/ParE family toxin produces MAEVIWTEPALQELDAIAEYVDLDNPAAASHLVEEVFDKTERLQDFPQSGRIPPELPNSVYREVVVPPCRIFFREDKKRVLILCVMREERQLRAYILGSS; encoded by the coding sequence ATGGCTGAAGTAATCTGGACGGAGCCCGCGCTTCAGGAACTGGACGCTATTGCCGAGTACGTTGATCTGGATAATCCTGCTGCCGCAAGCCATTTGGTCGAAGAAGTCTTCGATAAAACCGAGCGTTTGCAGGATTTTCCCCAATCCGGACGGATTCCTCCGGAGCTCCCCAATTCGGTATACAGAGAAGTAGTGGTGCCCCCTTGTCGAATTTTTTTTCGTGAAGATAAGAAACGGGTTCTCATACTCTGTGTTATGAGAGAGGAGCGGCAGCTTCGTGCATACATACTTGGGAGTAGCTAA
- a CDS encoding type II toxin-antitoxin system Phd/YefM family antitoxin: protein MQVKFSEDVIPLSDLKINPGKVVGRAQDTHRPILLTSRGRGVAVVQGLEDYERTAEELRFVKAVAQGLMDVREGNTVSLEEARKTLGIK, encoded by the coding sequence ATGCAAGTGAAATTTTCTGAGGATGTTATTCCTCTTTCAGACCTGAAGATTAATCCCGGAAAGGTGGTTGGTCGAGCTCAGGATACGCATCGTCCAATCCTGCTTACTAGCCGTGGCCGTGGTGTCGCTGTTGTTCAGGGGCTTGAGGATTACGAGCGAACCGCAGAGGAACTACGGTTCGTAAAGGCGGTGGCGCAAGGGCTCATGGACGTTCGTGAGGGCAACACTGTATCTTTGGAGGAAGCCAGGAAAACGCTAGGCATCAAGTAA
- a CDS encoding type II toxin-antitoxin system RelE/ParE family toxin: MELRIAQSALEDLQAIQEYYTEQDVPHIGDGYVTAILEHSGMLKHHPEAGRAVPEFSLDHIRELIHSPFRVVYLRQATEVVLIRIWRSERQLELPENET, from the coding sequence ATGGAATTACGCATCGCACAGTCTGCCCTTGAAGATTTGCAGGCTATTCAGGAGTACTACACAGAGCAGGATGTGCCGCATATTGGTGACGGGTATGTGACTGCTATTTTGGAGCACTCGGGAATGCTGAAGCATCATCCTGAGGCTGGCCGAGCTGTTCCTGAATTCAGTCTGGATCATATTCGAGAGTTGATTCACTCGCCTTTTCGAGTTGTTTACCTGAGGCAAGCCACCGAAGTTGTGCTTATTCGAATCTGGCGGAGTGAGAGACAACTCGAATTACCAGAAAACGAAACATAA
- a CDS encoding cytochrome b — protein MTMMDAGSRYGAVSRALHWIMAVLLLAMLGSEVWFEALEDSLSEASLMAWHQSVGLALFALVVFRGLWRWLNRSRLTAPAHWATMAKWGHFALYALMILMPLSGLATALGEGDTVTFFGWTVFASGPEVAWLEDSGEDIHEVLANVLWLMIGLHVTAALAHQYLLGDRIMKRMAGS, from the coding sequence ATGACAATGATGGACGCTGGAAGCCGTTACGGTGCCGTTTCCCGTGCCTTGCACTGGATTATGGCAGTCCTGCTGCTGGCCATGCTCGGCAGCGAGGTGTGGTTCGAGGCTCTGGAGGATAGCCTCTCGGAGGCCTCCTTGATGGCCTGGCATCAGAGTGTGGGGCTGGCATTGTTCGCGCTGGTGGTATTTCGTGGTTTGTGGCGATGGCTGAACCGGTCGCGCCTTACAGCGCCTGCACACTGGGCGACCATGGCAAAGTGGGGGCATTTCGCTCTGTATGCACTGATGATTCTGATGCCTCTGTCAGGGCTGGCGACGGCCCTTGGGGAGGGAGACACTGTCACTTTCTTCGGGTGGACGGTTTTTGCTTCCGGCCCGGAAGTGGCGTGGCTGGAAGACAGTGGCGAAGACATCCATGAGGTCCTGGCAAACGTGCTCTGGCTGATGATCGGATTGCATGTGACTGCAGCGCTGGCACACCAGTACCTGCTCGGTGACCGGATCATGAAGCGTATGGCCGGATCGTAG
- a CDS encoding response regulator: protein MSTSPTILVVDDHRDIRDLVGRYLQEHGLRVLLADGGDALKRQLRDHSVDLVVLDIMMPGEDGLTLCRYLREHTGLPVILLTAMSEETDRIVGLEMGADDYLTKPFNPRELLARIKAVLRRTIALPPQRSPMAGQCLSFEGWTLDVDRHQLIDPEGVEVSLSTAEYKLLLAFLEHAGRVLSRDQLMDLTLGREADAFDRSIDNHVSRLRRKIDPDPRNPRLIKTIWGGGYQWIASVGGAGQ from the coding sequence GTGAGCACTTCTCCCACGATTCTGGTGGTCGACGACCACCGAGACATTCGCGACCTGGTAGGCCGTTATCTGCAGGAACACGGGCTGCGCGTGCTCCTGGCCGATGGTGGGGATGCCTTGAAGCGCCAGCTGAGAGACCACTCTGTGGACCTGGTCGTGCTGGACATCATGATGCCGGGAGAGGATGGCCTGACTCTCTGCCGCTACCTGCGCGAACACACCGGGTTGCCCGTTATTCTGCTGACCGCCATGAGCGAGGAGACCGATCGCATCGTCGGCCTGGAAATGGGCGCCGACGACTACCTGACCAAACCCTTCAATCCGCGGGAGCTTCTGGCCCGCATTAAGGCGGTTCTGCGCCGCACCATCGCGCTACCACCCCAACGCAGCCCGATGGCCGGGCAGTGCCTGTCATTCGAGGGCTGGACCCTGGACGTCGATCGCCATCAACTGATCGATCCCGAAGGCGTCGAAGTGTCTCTCAGCACCGCCGAATACAAGTTGCTGCTGGCCTTTCTGGAGCACGCCGGTCGGGTGTTGTCCCGGGATCAGCTCATGGACCTGACCCTCGGCAGGGAAGCAGACGCCTTCGATCGCAGTATCGATAATCATGTCAGCCGGCTACGCCGGAAAATCGATCCGGACCCCCGCAACCCCCGGCTGATCAAGACCATCTGGGGGGGCGGGTACCAATGGATTGCCAGCGTGGGAGGCGCAGGGCAATGA